In the genome of Columba livia isolate bColLiv1 breed racing homer chromosome 1, bColLiv1.pat.W.v2, whole genome shotgun sequence, the window CAAAGGAGAGAAGATATGAGAAAGATAATGATCAGTTCTGAATCAATAAGGCATTCAACTCTGGAGACAATAATTGGTGAGGAAATTCTGATGGTCACAGAAGTGTTAGAGACTGGAGAGACAGAAGAATGGAGTTGCTCTTGGCTTCTAAACTGCACAAGAGGCACATTCAAGGACGAGCACATTGTAGTCAGCACCTCCACCTCTCTGGAGACCTGCTGAGGGCTCACAGCAagcttccctgccctgcctgcccctgcaaGCAGCAGTAGTCTGCCCACTTGTGAACTTGGTGTGTGTTAGAATGTGTGAGTGAAACGacttctgctttaaaatgaaaatgccttCCCTTCTTTGTAAGTTCTTGCACTGAGCTTTGCTGCagatgttgtgggtttttttttcttttttcttttatctttttttttttttaattttttattttaatttttcttaacatCAGTTGTTAGTTAATAATAGAGAAATAATAATTGTTATCAAGCTTCTGGCAGTGGTAGTGTTTGGCTTCAGTTCTATAAGTGATTCCCTGTCTTGCCTGCTGTTTTACCTCCAAGCACTGTGACAATTGGCTAGCACAGGActgggaagaaaatatattactgGGGTTGATCATCCCATCCTTATATATCAGCAAAGACTTCACTATGCTGTGGTATGTCATCTGTTCTGATGTACATGTGGATCTTGACTACATAATCAAGACATTCAAAAAGATGCTGAAATCACCTCTGTAtcctttttgctgctttctgtatCCTGACCCATCCCCATACCTTTTCAAAGACCCTCGTATATCTGCCTGCATTCTTACCCCATGTGGTGAGTATAAAGATAGTTATAAGCAtccctcttctctctttgttgCTAGATAGGCCAAAAGACCTGACCATGAGGCCTGCTAGGAAGTTAATATTAGACTAGTAATAGATGTCTAGCAGTAATTGACTTTCAATTGTAGAACAAAACCTATCCCAGAATTGAAAAATCAGCCATGGAACGTTGGTTGATTATCTAGTGTTTATTGCCAAATTTTGCAGATGTGCTTAACTTAAAGTaaactttgctcattataatAGCATTTTAATACAAACCCACACCTTCTTGTTGAAGGGTACCAACCTCCAGGAGCAGATGCCCTACTCACTGAGTATGTGTAGTAAGAATAGAGTTATATAATTTGTATTCAAACGTCATAACAGATCAGTCCTACAGGACTGCCCTGAGGGCATGTATATACTGATAGGATGTTGCATAAATGATTGAGACTTTTGTATTGCTGGTAACCTAACTTAGTCTAACATCCAGACTTGTACAACTACATAATAAGATCAGTATCTCACCTCTGTCTTCAGAATTTGGCTTGTTTGCATGCACACCAAGTAAAGACATCTGTTTTAGGGACAACTGCACCTGCATTTTTGTATGTTATCTCACGTACACCACTCTGATCCACCAGGATGGACTAGTAAGTGTATTAAAAATGCTGCCTGTAAGAGCTTCACTCTGTGAGGCcattaagaaggaaaaagctgtCCCAGAGGGCACAGAAGACAATTTTCAATAAATGTTCAGTATGTTTCTGTGGATTTTAGCACAGTATGGCAATGCTGTAATGTACAGGAGGATGCAGAGCCTAATGCATAGTGTAAGAAGCATGatagaaaagggaagaaagatggTTTCTGTACACAGCCTTTTGGGAGCAccaaaaatcaaacacaaagctttttctctgtttcagatgCCAATAAAAAGATGAGCTCTGTATGTTTTCAGAATTGATTCAGACTATTGATAGTCCATGAAAAGCAGGTAAGATCCCTAAGGAACTAATGCAATGGTAAGTAGCACTTGAGAATTTTGATATGCTGTTCTGCAGCCAACCAGCTCATTGTCAAAATTGCTATCACATTAAGATTAAAGGACTTCTAAGCAAAGAACCATGCTAGCTACAATTCAAGTCAGTtatacagtgaaataaaaaagaacaaagaaaatgtgGAGGATGCCAATATTtggcactctcaggctactttGGTAATCTCAGACTAGGCCAATATAAAACAGAAGTTTCACCAGATAAAATGTGTCATCCCAGCTCTGCATCCAACACCTGAAAACTGTAACAGAGTCAGCAGCATTGCGAGGCTGCTTCTTGTTGCTTCACTGGTTTAAGCAGGTGTGTGCAGAGTTCGGGTTCACCTTGCAGCAGCACAAGTATAATCTacacagaagtaaaatgaaCAGACAGTTTAATGTGAAGCAGTGAATATCGATGATGTGATATGAGGACTGAATAGCAATTgttatgtgtgtgtacatgcgTATATGCAGTCATATATTTTCAGATACCTGTAACTTTTGCAGTCCTTAGACTTAGCCGAAATAGGAAGCTCTTCACTTATCCCTATAAAATGTATCCACTTTGATGGTCCTGGATAGAGTGATGCTATGACCGAATTAGAggtatttcaaaatacatacATTGTATTTTAAGAACACTTGTAtacattgtatttttaaaccCCTTCCAAATACTGATACTTAGTATCCTcaagagtgttttttttttttttaaacacataagTAATAATATTCAAGAGTTACTATTTATTAACTGTTTaactaaaaatacagtttgaagTTCCCACCAATTCACCACAGTGTTCCAGTATAGATGCAAAACTCCACTATCACAGTATGTAGCACAGCCGCAGTCACTCATGTGGCccagaaatgcaaagcagagctTTCCTGAGGCCTTCCATGAGACTCCTCCAGTGTTTGTAATTGCAAACGGGATgatattgtattttttcccctcctttagATATGTTTCCATAACTATTTCATTTATCCGTCAGTCCTATGGATGTCTTTACTTATAATTCTGATTTGGGTTTTGGAGTTGctaatttcttttgctttgtaaatACCAGAGGTTTATCTGACTGGagactgacacacacacatgctaatGGGTCTGTCACTTAATTGTAGAAGACTTTGCTAGTTTAAATGCAGGAATCAAATAAAAAGCTGGCTGGTGGTGTTCATAAGAAGGTGACTAAACAGAAAAACCAAGAGGGCAacataacaaggaaaaaaaagtagtccTATAGGCTATGACACTTCGTTTAATGCTATAGTAACAATTCCAAAACAGGCAGTTGCCTGAATAATAAAATAGATTCTATCAATGGATTTACACAATTTCATGAAAAAATGCTGGAGAATTTTGAACAAGGTTGTGTTTGGTGAGGAGGGAAATGGAAGAAGAGCTAAGAGATTAAAATCcacagatttaaagaaaaaaaacttgctGCCATTGGTGTTTGGAaaaagttatatatatatatataaagacatatatacatgtatatctgtcttctgaaaacatagcattttttttcttttatatttgcaCATGCATTTAGTACAATTTCTAGGGGATGAGAAAGGGGTGCCAAAGGGAAAGAGCTAGGTAAATTTCTTACCCTAAAAATGTGTGAACCATTATAATTGATAAATAAAAGAGATGCATAGGGGTGGAGAGTTTGCTactgaaagtgtttttttttttttttaattttatttttgtttctatgtttgttttgttttgatttttttccattttgcaaataaattaaataaaattatgtgaGTGAAGAGATTTTATAATGACACTAGTTCTTGGAATATGAAGACTAAATGCAAATTAAACCAGAAGCAATACCAAAACAAAGTCCCTGAAAACTTCAGTAAATTCTAATTTTCACAATTGTTTAAGACCTAATTGTATTTATGtcaatatttctttattaaatggaaaaaaatatttttattattgccATACACCTCAGAAATCTGTGAAAAATcaatgctgttaaaaaaaacaaccaaccaaccaaccaaccaaccaaaaaaacaccaggTACcccaaaacacttaaaaaaaaagaattatgttTAATCTCACTATAAATTAGTTTATTATTATGTTTCAGGGAGTAAGGTTTATTAATTAGAGCAAGTCTGCCTTAAGCCAGGGAAGTTAGTAGTAATAGtgtatgtgtctgtgttttgttgcgaactcttaaaaatacatctaaCATTTATATTCGAATTAGCACATGTTTAGCAAAGAGATATCTCAAGATTAGTGTGAGACTACTGGAATATTCTTTCATTTCCATTAAGGTGCTGAGCAAGAACTTGTCACTTGCTTCCTGGCAGGAAGCATTCCCTGAACATGACCTTTCGACTTGTGCTGCTTCCTTATGATTTGTTCTCTGACAAGAATTCTTTAGGCTCTCAACTTTTCCCGCAATGGCTAAAAACATGCTTGATAAGTAACGATGTGAGAGATATGAATGTGTTTGCGTGTCTGTGAGTATGAggcaacacaagaaaaaaagcaaaaaatcaaaaaagaacacattttcatTCACACGAAGGAAAAAGTAcgttacattttaaaaaaggaaacaaacaaacaaacacacacaaaaccagacaaCCTCTTCCCCTCTTGTTATCATGGGGCTTGAGAGTTTCCTTACCCTAGCCTTTGAAGCAACACATAGAAGGATTTAGTAACAGAAAGAAGCTGCAGGCCGAAGAGGACAAGACTGGGATGGATTATCTAAATATAGGTGAGGAAGGCTTCTATGCAGGCAAAAActgataaatgaaaaattaaaaagcaacacACGAATCGTCCAAAGCCTAACcggagctgggctgggcaggcaggaggggggGACGAGCAGCGGGGCGGGGCGGTGGGGCCGAGAGCGGCTCCGGATTGGTCGGATTTTGCCGCAGACCCTCGGGCAGTAGGGAGGGTCGGGCCCAGCCCGGCGCCTGGGGCATCGCTGCCCGAAACCGTGGCCAGGGCTCTCCAGCCCCGCTCCTGCCACCGGCGGACACCAAAGCTGCCTTAAGAACAATCACCCGCACAAGGAGGCCGGGTGGGGGGGGGCAAGTACGGGGCGGACGAGACAGGAAGGAAGCAAAACGACTCGCAGGCTGACAGCGGGCAGGGGCAACGCGCGGGGCGGCAGCTCAGCTCCGCTGCCCAGAGGCAGGGACCGGCGGACGCGTCCCGGGGGCCCGTAGCGGCGAAAGCGCCTTGGCCGCTGTCTCGCCGGAAACCCGGGAGGAGCCGCGCGGGGGCCGCCCGAGGACCGTGGGCAGGGGAAAGGGCGGAGACTGCGTCCCAGGCTCCGCCTCCCGCCGCCCACCTCCTGCCGCAGTCCTCAACCAGGTCGGCTCCCGCGAAATATACCGCGGCTCCGCGGCACTAGCAGCGTGTGGTGTGGGGTTACGGAGAGCGGAGTCATGTCTGGCAGAGGCAAGGGCGGGAAGGGGCTCGGCAAAGGCGGCGCCAAGCGCCACCGCAAAGTGCTGCGCGACAACATCCAGGGCATCACCAAGCCGGCCATCCGCCGCCTGGCTCGGCGCGGCGGCGTCAAGCGCATCTCGGGGCTCATCTACGAGGAGACTCGCGGAGTGCTGAAGGTGTTCCTGGAGAACGTGATCCGCGACGCTGTCACCTACACCGAGCACGCCAAGAGGAAGACCGTGACAGCCATGGACGTGGTCTACGCCCTCAAGCGCCAGGGCCGCACTCTCTATGGCTTCGGCGGTTAAACTCAAATCGCAAACATTGTATTGTTAAAACACAAAGGCTCTTTTCAGAGCCACCCACAAAATTCACAACGAGAGCTGTGCATGATTGAATTATTGAAATTAAATCTTGAGTACTGTCTAATATAATAGTTTGAAGTTACATAGCTAATAACTTAAAGGTGCTACATGAAAAAATGTTGCTGAACGGCCTTAAAGTACTAAAAGATGGAGTATTGTGATCAGATGTTTTATGTGCTTTCATTAGTGAGTATAAGCTCAGTACAGTTTAAATTATGTAGGTAGACAGCTCTTCTACACTGGTGACAGAACCGGCATCACCCTATCTGCGAAGCACAATGATTGTGTAGATGCAGCGACGATGACGGTTACAGGAAGTGCCTGTAATTACGTTATTATCGCTTACTCCAATAGGAACGAAGCGATTACGATCCTCTAATTTGCATAACGCCCTTATAAATGGACGGGAGGCAGGCGTCATTTTCGATGTTGTTGAGGTACCGTGGTATCTTCGATAGAAACGTTTGAAGATGCCTGAGCCGGCAAAGTCTGCTCCAGCCCCCAAGAAGGGCTCCAAGAAGGCTGTCACCAAGACACAGAAGAAGGGCGACAAGAAGCGCAAGAGAGCGCGGAAGGAGAGCTACTCCATCTACGTGTACAAGGTGCTGAAGCAAGTACACCCCGACACGGGCATCTCGTCCAAGGCCATGGGCATCATGAACTCGTTCGTCAACGACATCTTCGAGCGCATCGCCGGCGAGGCCTCGCGCCTGGCGCACTACAACAAGCGCTCCACCATCACGTCGCGGGAGATCCAGACGGCCgtgcggctgctgctgcccggcgAGCTGGCCAAGCACGCCGTGTCCGAGGGCACCAAGGCTGTCACCAAGTACACCAGCTCCAAGTAAAACGGCTTTTAAGTCTATCCCAAACGGCTCTTTTCAGAGCCTCCACCCTTTCCTAAAAAGAGCTGCAAttacgaaaaaaaaaaaaaagtccttacAGATTTATTAATTGAACCTAGGATAGTAAATGTATAAACtgctaaaaatacagaaattatctTAAGGTACCAACTTTCCTGTTGTATTTTGCAGTAGCTTTTTCTAAGGCAATTTTAAATGTTGTATTAAGCACAGTATTCAAGACTTGGATTTTAAGAATTCAGTAATGCACAGCTCTCGTTGTGAATTTTGTGGGTGGCTCTGAAAAGAGCCTTTGTGTTTTAACAATACAATGTTTGCGATTTGAGTTTAACCGCCGAAGCCATAGAGAGTGCGGCCCTGGCGCTTGAGGGCGTAGACCACGTCCATGGCTGTCACGGTCTTCCTCTTGGCGTGCTCGGTGTAGGTGACAGCGTCGCGGATCACGTTCTCCAGGAACACCTTCAGCACTCCGCGAGTCTCCTCGTAGATGAGCCCCGAGATGCGCTTGACGCCGCCGCGCCGAGCCAGGCGGCGGATGGCCGGCTTGGTGATGCCCTGGATGTTGTCGCGCAGCACTTTGCGGTGGCGCTTGGCGCCGCCTTTGCCGAGCCCCTTCCCGCCCTTGCCTCTGCCAGACATGACTCCGCTCTCCGTAACCCCACACCACACGCTGCTAGTGCCGCGGAGCCGCGGTATATTTCGCGGGAGCCGACCTGGTTGAGGACTGCGGCAGGAGGTGGGCGGCGGGAGGCGGAGCCTGGGACGCAGTCTCCGCCCTTTCCCCTGCCCACGGTCCTCGGGCGGCCCCCGCGCGGCTCCTCCCGGGTTTCCGGCGAGACAGCGACCAAGGCGCTTTCGCCGCTACGGGCCCCCGGGACGCGTCCGCCGGTCCCTGCCTCTGGGCAGCGGAGCTGAGCTGACGCCCCGCGCGTTGCCCCTGCCCGCTGTCAGCCTGCGAGTCGTTTTGCTTCCTTCCTGTCTCGTCCGCCCCGTACTTGCCCCCCCCACTCGGCCTCCTTGTGCGGGTGATTGTTCTTAAGGCAGCTTTGGTGTCCGCCGGTGGCAGGAGCGGGGCTGGAGAGCCCTGGCCACGGTTTCGGGCAGCGATGCCCCAGGCGCCGGGCTGGGCCTGACCCTCCCTACTGCCCGAGGGTCTGCGGCAAAATCCGACCAATCCGGAGCCGCTCTCGGCCCCACCGCCCCGCCCCGCTGCTCGTCCCCGCTTCCGTTCTTGGGGGTCCCCGGAGGAACGTTTCCTGGGCAGCGCTGTCTTTGTTCGCTTTGGCTATAGCGGCTCCGCGTTTTCTTTGTCTACCCGGATGCTGTAGTCCCTACAGTTGGCCCTTGCATCTCTGGGAGCCGGTCCGCGACCATCCAGCGCTTTTGTGTTTGCACCGAGCGACCTGCAGGTCGGTGGGAGAGTGAGCAGGAAGCGAGGCCCTAAGCGGTATGGAAAATGGTCGGTGATGGGCTCCGGGGGAAATACATAAATCTGAGTCTCCGGGGAAGGCCACTTGGAGCAGCTGCTTGGGAGCGCAGGAAGG includes:
- the LOC102093716 gene encoding histone H4, which codes for MSGRGKGGKGLGKGGAKRHRKVLRDNIQGITKPAIRRLARRGGVKRISGLIYEETRGVLKVFLENVIRDAVTYTEHAKRKTVTAMDVVYALKRQGRTLYGFGG
- the LOC102093539 gene encoding histone H2B 7 encodes the protein MPEPAKSAPAPKKGSKKAVTKTQKKGDKKRKRARKESYSIYVYKVLKQVHPDTGISSKAMGIMNSFVNDIFERIAGEASRLAHYNKRSTITSREIQTAVRLLLPGELAKHAVSEGTKAVTKYTSSK